Proteins encoded in a region of the Candidatus Cloacimonas sp. genome:
- a CDS encoding 4Fe-4S binding protein, with product MSKKVEKDRMGMIIHAEDTPEKMEVEITEVKAPCDEDSPVLIYYNWCKKCGICVAFCPTGCLGRKSDGSPYVQAPEKCIHCETCDLLCPDFAITGAKDR from the coding sequence ATGTCCAAAAAAGTCGAAAAAGACCGTATGGGCATGATTATACACGCAGAAGATACTCCCGAAAAAATGGAAGTAGAAATAACGGAAGTAAAAGCTCCTTGTGATGAGGATTCACCTGTCCTCATATATTATAATTGGTGTAAAAAATGTGGTATTTGTGTAGCTTTTTGTCCAACTGGCTGTCTGGGCAGAAAAAGTGACGGCTCGCCTTATGTGCAAGCACCGGAAAAATGCATTCATTGTGAGACCTGCGATTTGCTGTGTCCCGATTTTGCCATAACCGGTGCCAAGGATCGTTGA